In Phormidium yuhuli AB48, one genomic interval encodes:
- a CDS encoding cysteine desulfurase family protein, giving the protein MSPLQQRPIYLDAHATTPVDERVLAAMLPYFTEYFGNPASINHHYGWEGEAAVTQARETLAAAINASPEEIIFTSGATEANNLALKGVAEAYFSQGRHLVTLATEHNAILDPMDYLESLGFEVTRLPVMSDGLVDIEELAAALREDTILVSVMAANNEIGVLQPLAEIGQLCRDRGIRFHTDAAQAIGKIPLDVQAQCIDVMSLTAHKVYGPKGIGALYVRRRNPRVRLAAQLHGGGHERGMRSGTLYPPQIVGFAKAVELGLAEMEEESARLRELRSQLWKRLSVLEGIYLNGHPTQRLPGNLNVSFEGVDGQALLLGLQPVMAVSSGSACTSVKIEPSHVLAALGREESLAYASVRFGIGRFNTLEEIERVAEHVISTVEALRKVGAIAR; this is encoded by the coding sequence ATGTCTCCACTCCAACAACGCCCGATTTATCTCGACGCTCACGCCACAACTCCCGTTGATGAGCGTGTGTTGGCGGCGATGCTGCCTTATTTTACCGAGTATTTCGGCAACCCTGCCAGTATTAACCATCACTATGGCTGGGAGGGAGAAGCGGCGGTGACACAGGCCCGAGAGACGCTGGCGGCGGCGATTAATGCGTCTCCTGAGGAGATTATTTTTACCAGTGGGGCCACGGAGGCGAATAATTTGGCCCTCAAGGGGGTGGCGGAGGCCTATTTCAGTCAAGGACGGCATCTGGTGACGCTGGCGACGGAACATAATGCTATTTTAGACCCGATGGATTATTTGGAATCCTTGGGGTTTGAGGTGACGCGGCTTCCGGTGATGTCCGATGGGTTAGTGGATATAGAGGAGTTGGCGGCGGCGTTGCGGGAGGATACGATTTTAGTTTCGGTGATGGCGGCCAATAATGAGATTGGTGTGTTGCAGCCGTTGGCGGAGATTGGACAACTTTGTCGCGATCGCGGGATTCGTTTTCATACGGATGCGGCCCAGGCGATTGGTAAAATTCCTCTGGATGTTCAGGCCCAATGTATTGATGTGATGTCTCTGACGGCCCATAAAGTCTATGGGCCGAAGGGAATTGGGGCGTTATATGTGCGGCGACGCAATCCTCGGGTACGGTTAGCGGCCCAGTTGCATGGGGGTGGCCATGAACGGGGGATGCGATCGGGGACGCTGTATCCACCGCAGATTGTCGGCTTTGCCAAGGCGGTGGAGTTAGGATTGGCTGAGATGGAGGAGGAGTCGGCGCGGTTGCGGGAGTTGCGATCGCAGTTATGGAAACGACTCTCGGTGTTGGAGGGAATCTATCTCAATGGTCATCCGACGCAGCGACTTCCGGGGAATTTGAATGTCAGTTTTGAGGGGGTGGATGGCCAGGCGTTGTTGTTGGGATTGCAGCCAGTGATGGCGGTGTCGTCGGGTTCAGCTTGTACGTCGGTGAAGATTGAACCCTCTCATGTGTTGGCGGCGTTGGGCCGTGAGGAGTCGTTGGCCTATGCGTCGGTGCGGTTTGGGATTGGCCGTTTTAATACCTTAGAGGAGATTGAGCGGGTAGCGGAGCATGTGATTTCTACGGTTGAGGCCTTGCGGAAGGTGGGGGCGATCGCCCGTTAG